Proteins encoded within one genomic window of Streptomyces kaniharaensis:
- a CDS encoding CTP synthase: MAQPHSGKAANGRAVTTKHLFVTGGVASSLGKGLTASSLGALLKARGLRVTMQKLDPYLNVDPGTMNPFQHGEVFVTDDGAETDLDIGHYERFLDTNLHGSANVTTGQVYSTVIAKERRGEYLGDTVQVIPHITNEIKSRIRRMATEDVDVVITEVGGTVGDIESLPFLEAVRQVRHEVGRDNVFFVHVSLLPYIGPSGELKTKPTQHSVAALRNIGIQPDAIVLRADREVPQAIKRKISLMCDVDEEAVVAAIDAKSIYDIPKVLHGEGLDAYVVRRLDLPFRDVDWTTWDDLLRRVHEPQHIVKVALVGKYIDLPDAYLSVTEALRAGGFANNARVEIKWVTSDDCVTPEGAQEQLGDVDAICIPGGFGDRGVDGKVAAITYARENRIPLLGLCLGLQCVVIEAARNLAGLPEANSTEFDAAAKYPVISTMAEQLAIVDGKGDLGGTMRLGLYPAKLAEGSIVREVYGGEQYVEERHRHRYEVNNAYRADLEKTGLLFSGLSPKGDLVEYVEYPREVHPYLVATQAHPELKSRPTRPHPLFAGLVKAAIEIKTAAAE, encoded by the coding sequence TTGGCACAGCCCCATTCCGGCAAGGCAGCGAACGGCCGCGCCGTGACGACCAAGCACCTCTTCGTCACCGGGGGTGTCGCCTCTTCGCTCGGCAAGGGCCTCACCGCCTCCAGCCTGGGCGCCCTGCTCAAGGCCCGCGGCCTGCGCGTCACCATGCAGAAGCTCGACCCGTACCTCAACGTGGACCCGGGCACCATGAACCCGTTCCAGCACGGTGAGGTCTTCGTCACCGACGACGGCGCCGAGACCGACCTCGACATCGGCCACTACGAGCGGTTCCTCGACACCAACCTGCACGGCTCGGCCAACGTCACCACCGGCCAGGTCTACTCCACCGTCATCGCCAAGGAGCGCCGCGGCGAGTACCTGGGCGACACCGTCCAGGTGATCCCGCACATCACCAACGAGATCAAGTCCCGGATCCGCCGGATGGCGACCGAGGACGTCGACGTGGTGATCACCGAGGTCGGCGGCACCGTCGGCGACATCGAGTCGCTGCCGTTCCTGGAGGCCGTCCGCCAGGTCCGCCACGAGGTCGGCCGGGACAACGTGTTCTTCGTGCACGTCTCCCTGCTGCCGTACATCGGCCCCTCGGGCGAGCTCAAGACCAAGCCCACCCAGCACTCCGTCGCCGCGCTGCGCAACATCGGCATCCAGCCCGACGCGATCGTGCTGCGCGCCGACCGCGAGGTCCCGCAGGCCATCAAGCGCAAGATCTCGCTGATGTGCGACGTGGACGAGGAGGCCGTGGTCGCGGCCATCGACGCCAAGTCGATCTACGACATCCCCAAGGTCCTGCACGGCGAGGGCCTGGACGCCTACGTGGTGCGCCGCCTCGACCTGCCGTTCCGCGACGTGGACTGGACCACCTGGGACGATCTGCTGCGCCGCGTCCACGAGCCGCAGCACATCGTCAAGGTCGCCCTGGTCGGCAAGTACATCGACCTGCCGGACGCCTACCTGTCGGTGACCGAGGCGCTGCGCGCCGGCGGCTTCGCCAACAACGCCCGGGTCGAGATCAAGTGGGTCACGTCGGACGACTGCGTCACCCCCGAGGGCGCGCAGGAGCAGCTGGGCGACGTGGACGCGATCTGCATCCCCGGCGGCTTCGGCGACCGCGGTGTGGACGGCAAGGTCGCCGCGATCACCTACGCCCGCGAGAACCGCATCCCGCTGCTGGGCCTCTGCCTGGGCCTGCAGTGCGTGGTCATCGAGGCCGCCCGAAACCTGGCCGGCCTGCCCGAGGCCAACTCCACCGAGTTCGACGCCGCCGCCAAGTACCCGGTCATCTCCACCATGGCCGAGCAGCTGGCGATCGTCGACGGCAAGGGCGACCTGGGCGGCACCATGCGCCTGGGCCTCTACCCGGCCAAACTCGCCGAGGGCTCGATCGTCCGTGAGGTCTACGGCGGCGAGCAGTACGTCGAGGAGCGCCACCGCCACCGCTACGAGGTCAACAACGCCTACCGCGCGGACCTGGAGAAGACCGGTCTGCTCTTCTCGGGCCTCTCGCCCAAGGGCGACCTGGTCGAGTACGTCGAGTACCCGCGCGAGGTGCACCCGTACCTGGTGGCCACCCAGGCCCACCCGGAGCTGAAGTCCCGCCCGACCCGCCCGCACCCGCTGTTCGCGGGTCTGGTCAAGGCGGCCATCGAGATCAAGACCGCCGCGGCCGAGTAA
- a CDS encoding NUDIX domain-containing protein encodes MDDHSDRVIADAAEEWEVRESRTPFQGRVTGVRSEEVRMPDGSWARRDYQTHPGSVSVLALDDKQRVLILRQYRHPVRQRLWELPAGLLDVPGENPWHAAQRELYEEAYVRADSWRVLADYYTSPGGTDEALRMFVATDLSDAEGERHAAEGEEQEIEVARVPVPELIRLIQAGQLHNPTLITGTLAVHAALTSPGGLDALRPADAPWPARPFEA; translated from the coding sequence ATGGACGACCACAGCGACCGCGTGATTGCCGACGCGGCCGAGGAATGGGAGGTCCGGGAGAGCCGGACGCCGTTCCAGGGCCGGGTCACCGGAGTGCGCAGCGAGGAGGTCCGGATGCCCGACGGCAGCTGGGCCCGCCGCGACTACCAGACCCACCCCGGCTCCGTCTCCGTACTCGCCCTCGACGACAAGCAGCGGGTGCTGATCCTGCGACAGTACCGCCACCCCGTCCGCCAGCGGCTCTGGGAGCTGCCGGCCGGCCTGCTCGACGTGCCCGGCGAGAACCCGTGGCACGCCGCCCAGCGGGAGCTGTACGAGGAGGCGTACGTCAGGGCCGACTCCTGGCGGGTCCTCGCCGACTACTACACCTCCCCGGGCGGCACCGACGAGGCTCTGCGGATGTTCGTCGCCACCGACCTGTCCGACGCCGAGGGCGAGCGCCACGCGGCGGAAGGCGAGGAGCAGGAGATCGAGGTGGCCCGGGTGCCGGTGCCCGAGCTGATCCGGCTGATCCAGGCGGGGCAGCTGCACAACCCGACCCTGATCACCGGCACCCTCGCCGTGCACGCCGCGCTCACCAGCCCGGGCGGGCTGGACGCGCTGCGCCCGGCGGACGCGCCCTGGCCGGCCCGGCCCTTCGAGGCGTGA
- a CDS encoding tetratricopeptide repeat protein, producing the protein MARKTATMDPGPGAPAGAVPGLDRLPAGPTVFVGRRAELAALRAAAARPAAGRSPVLVLAGRPGSGRTALAVRFARTAGADFPDGVLFAHLSAPDGSRVPPVRAARLLLEQLDPDAAVPLPGAVEDGRDEPACVALREALVGRRVLLLLDDVRDAGQLWPLLADEPGCLVLATTAGPLTGIEDIDPVILGGLDRQASGELLADLVGGTRISCDPVGAADLAEACAARPAALRLMAGWLRGNPKTAVTDAARELANVLGEEAGRPAKAEEKPSTAAKKERDGNDAKAARPEPPAEPPAEPPGDPATWVKPEPEPAGPVPVPDNDPLVGAFTLLYGTLPVLQARMLRALTLAPAQIADPRTASALAGCPAPEAAATLAALAERELLGEEPPAADGTPRYRVPGRLYPRLVRLREQEDRPAETELARARLLERLVRLTESARALLDPSAGPGADPLPVALRLRSAAHAREWLLGERDLLLDAVGDAIGQGDLDGSAGRLVTALLRALPLTGGAAPADLYRLHELVLTVAERHGKPRRASAALLNLGDLQAAAGRWEQAGTHYRAALEHARSVGDEPLCARALEGAAGCHRALGDAVRAADWYGRALGLRQSLGDHASEARLLARVAEAHTAQRRFEEAEREYRAALSVLRRLGDERGREAVAARLADLRERLDAGW; encoded by the coding sequence GTGGCGAGGAAGACGGCGACGATGGACCCCGGCCCCGGCGCGCCCGCCGGGGCCGTCCCCGGTCTGGACCGGCTGCCGGCCGGGCCCACGGTGTTCGTCGGGCGCCGCGCTGAGCTGGCCGCGCTACGGGCCGCCGCCGCCCGGCCGGCCGCGGGGCGCAGCCCGGTGCTGGTGCTGGCCGGGCGGCCCGGCTCGGGCCGCACCGCGCTGGCCGTCCGCTTCGCCCGTACCGCCGGCGCCGACTTCCCCGACGGCGTGCTCTTCGCGCACCTGTCCGCCCCGGACGGCAGCCGGGTGCCGCCCGTCCGGGCCGCCCGCCTGCTGCTGGAACAGCTCGACCCGGACGCGGCCGTCCCGCTGCCCGGTGCCGTCGAGGACGGGCGGGACGAGCCGGCCTGCGTCGCGCTGCGCGAGGCCCTGGTCGGGCGCAGGGTCCTGCTGCTGCTGGACGACGTCCGGGACGCCGGGCAGCTGTGGCCGCTCCTCGCGGACGAGCCGGGCTGCCTGGTGCTCGCCACCACCGCCGGGCCGCTCACCGGGATCGAGGACATCGACCCGGTGATCCTCGGCGGGCTCGACCGGCAGGCCTCCGGCGAACTCCTCGCGGACCTGGTCGGCGGCACCCGCATCTCCTGTGACCCGGTCGGCGCCGCCGACCTGGCCGAGGCCTGTGCCGCCCGGCCCGCCGCGCTGCGGCTGATGGCCGGGTGGCTGCGCGGCAACCCGAAGACGGCCGTCACCGACGCGGCGCGCGAGCTCGCGAACGTGCTGGGTGAGGAGGCGGGCCGGCCGGCGAAGGCCGAGGAGAAGCCCTCGACGGCTGCCAAGAAAGAAAGGGACGGAAACGACGCGAAGGCCGCGAGGCCGGAACCGCCCGCCGAACCGCCCGCCGAACCGCCCGGCGACCCGGCGACCTGGGTGAAGCCCGAACCGGAGCCCGCCGGGCCGGTGCCCGTCCCGGACAACGATCCGCTGGTCGGCGCGTTCACCCTGCTGTACGGCACGCTCCCGGTCCTCCAGGCGCGGATGCTGCGCGCCCTCACCCTCGCCCCGGCCCAGATCGCCGACCCCCGCACCGCGTCCGCCCTGGCCGGCTGCCCGGCCCCGGAGGCCGCCGCGACGCTGGCCGCGCTCGCCGAGCGGGAGCTGCTCGGCGAGGAGCCGCCGGCCGCCGACGGCACTCCGCGCTACCGGGTGCCCGGGCGGCTCTACCCGCGGCTCGTCCGGCTGCGCGAGCAGGAGGACCGGCCCGCCGAGACCGAACTGGCCCGGGCCCGGCTGCTGGAGCGGCTGGTACGGCTCACCGAGTCGGCCCGCGCACTGCTCGACCCGTCCGCCGGGCCCGGCGCGGACCCGCTGCCCGTCGCACTGCGACTGCGCTCGGCCGCGCACGCCCGGGAGTGGCTGCTCGGCGAGCGGGACCTGCTGCTCGACGCCGTCGGCGACGCGATCGGGCAGGGAGACCTGGACGGCTCGGCCGGGCGGCTGGTCACCGCGCTGCTGCGGGCGCTGCCGCTGACCGGCGGAGCCGCGCCCGCCGACCTGTACCGGCTGCACGAGCTGGTGCTGACCGTCGCCGAGCGGCACGGCAAACCCCGCCGAGCCTCGGCCGCGCTGCTCAACCTGGGCGATCTGCAGGCCGCCGCCGGCCGCTGGGAGCAGGCCGGCACCCACTACCGGGCCGCCCTGGAGCACGCCCGGAGCGTCGGCGACGAGCCGCTCTGCGCGCGGGCGCTGGAGGGTGCGGCCGGCTGCCACCGGGCGCTCGGGGACGCCGTGCGCGCGGCCGACTGGTACGGGCGGGCGCTCGGGCTGCGGCAGTCGCTGGGGGACCACGCGTCGGAGGCCCGGCTGCTTGCCCGGGTGGCCGAGGCGCACACCGCCCAGCGCCGCTTCGAGGAGGCCGAGCGCGAGTACCGGGCCGCGCTGTCGGTGCTGCGCAGGCTCGGCGACGAGCGCGGCCGGGAGGCCGTCGCGGCGCGTCTCGCGGACCTGCGGGAACGCCTCGACGCCGGGTGGTGA
- the ald gene encoding alanine dehydrogenase produces MKVGIPREVKNHEYRVAITPAGVHELVRNGHEVYIEDNAGVGSSIPNEEYVAAGATILPTADEVWATADLLLKVKEPIAQEYHRLRKGQTLFTYLHLAADRAGTDALIASGTTAIAYETVQLANGALPLLAPMSEVAGRLAPQVGSYHLMRPVGGRGVLPGGVPGTHPAKAVVIGGGVSGWHAATIAIGMGYDVTLLDRDINKLREADRIFGTKIKAIMSNSFELEKAVIEADLVIGAVLIPGAKAPKLVTNELVSRMKPGSVLVDIAIDQGGCFEDSRPTTHAEPTFQVHNSVFYCVANMPGAVPNTSTYALTNATLPYVVELANRGWKEALRRDPALAKGLNVHEGQIAFPAVAEAFGLESVSLESVLA; encoded by the coding sequence GTGAAGGTCGGCATCCCCCGCGAGGTCAAGAACCACGAGTACCGCGTGGCCATCACGCCCGCCGGCGTGCATGAGCTGGTCCGCAACGGACACGAGGTCTACATCGAGGACAACGCCGGTGTCGGCTCCTCGATCCCCAACGAGGAGTACGTGGCCGCCGGCGCCACCATCCTCCCTACCGCCGACGAGGTGTGGGCCACCGCCGACCTGCTGCTGAAGGTCAAGGAGCCCATCGCCCAGGAGTACCACCGGCTGCGCAAGGGCCAGACCCTCTTCACGTACCTGCACCTGGCGGCCGACCGTGCCGGCACCGACGCGCTGATCGCCTCGGGCACCACCGCCATCGCGTACGAGACCGTGCAGCTCGCCAACGGCGCCCTGCCGCTGCTCGCCCCGATGTCCGAGGTCGCGGGCCGTCTCGCCCCGCAGGTCGGCTCGTACCACCTGATGCGCCCGGTCGGCGGCCGCGGCGTGCTGCCCGGCGGCGTGCCCGGCACCCACCCGGCCAAGGCCGTCGTCATCGGCGGTGGCGTCTCCGGCTGGCATGCGGCCACCATCGCCATCGGCATGGGCTACGACGTGACCCTGCTCGACCGCGACATCAACAAGCTGCGCGAGGCCGACCGCATCTTCGGCACGAAGATCAAGGCCATCATGTCCAACTCCTTCGAGCTGGAGAAGGCCGTCATCGAGGCCGACCTGGTCATCGGCGCCGTGCTGATCCCGGGCGCCAAGGCCCCGAAGCTCGTCACCAACGAGCTGGTCTCCCGCATGAAGCCGGGCTCCGTGCTCGTCGACATCGCCATCGACCAGGGCGGCTGCTTCGAGGACTCCCGTCCGACCACGCACGCCGAGCCGACCTTCCAGGTCCACAACTCGGTCTTCTACTGCGTGGCCAACATGCCGGGCGCCGTCCCGAACACCTCCACCTACGCGCTGACCAACGCGACGCTGCCGTACGTCGTCGAGCTGGCCAACCGCGGGTGGAAGGAGGCGCTGCGCCGTGACCCGGCGCTCGCCAAGGGCCTGAACGTGCACGAGGGCCAGATCGCCTTCCCGGCCGTCGCCGAGGCGTTCGGTCTGGAGTCGGTCTCGCTGGAGAGCGTGCTCGCCTGA
- a CDS encoding ParA family protein, which translates to MGSAEVGSVALRTFEARQNTAQVTTVTDHDTDLAAYGLAYGEFAYGAYDDPDAEYEPDPEYAATLAPDAARQRRERVGPTGRPLPYFPIPAPVAEHGPAQIIAMCNQKGGVGKTTSTINLGAALAEYGRRVLLVDFDPQGALSVGLGVNPMELDVTVYNLLMERGLTADEVLLKTAVPGMDLLPSNIDLSAAEVQLVSEVARESALARALKPLLPDYDYVIIDCQPSLGLLTVNALTAAHSVIVPLECEFFALRGVALLTETIEKVCERLNPELRLDGILATMYDSRTVHSREVLARVVEAFGEHVFHTVIGRTVRFPETTVAGEPITTYATNSVGAAAYRQLAREVLDRCRPAE; encoded by the coding sequence GTGGGCTCGGCCGAGGTCGGATCGGTCGCACTCCGTACTTTCGAAGCACGCCAGAACACAGCGCAGGTGACCACGGTGACCGATCACGACACCGACTTGGCGGCCTACGGCCTGGCCTACGGCGAGTTCGCCTACGGCGCCTACGACGACCCGGACGCCGAGTACGAGCCGGACCCGGAGTACGCGGCCACGCTGGCCCCCGACGCCGCGCGCCAGCGCCGCGAGCGGGTCGGCCCCACCGGTCGCCCGCTGCCGTACTTCCCGATCCCCGCGCCGGTGGCCGAGCACGGCCCCGCGCAGATCATCGCCATGTGCAACCAGAAGGGCGGCGTCGGCAAGACCACGTCGACCATCAACCTGGGCGCGGCGCTGGCCGAGTACGGCCGCCGCGTGCTGCTCGTCGACTTCGACCCGCAGGGCGCGCTCTCCGTCGGCCTCGGCGTCAACCCGATGGAGCTCGACGTCACGGTCTACAACCTGCTCATGGAGCGGGGCCTGACGGCCGACGAAGTGCTGCTCAAGACGGCCGTGCCGGGCATGGACCTGCTGCCGTCCAACATCGACCTCTCCGCCGCCGAGGTGCAGCTGGTCAGCGAGGTGGCCCGGGAGTCCGCGCTGGCGCGCGCCCTGAAGCCGCTGCTGCCCGACTACGACTACGTCATCATCGACTGCCAGCCCTCGCTGGGCCTGCTGACGGTCAATGCACTGACGGCCGCTCACAGCGTCATCGTCCCGCTGGAGTGCGAGTTCTTCGCGCTGCGCGGCGTCGCGCTGCTCACCGAGACCATCGAGAAGGTCTGCGAGCGGCTCAACCCCGAGCTGCGCCTGGACGGCATCCTCGCCACCATGTACGACTCGCGCACCGTGCACAGCCGTGAGGTGCTCGCGCGGGTCGTCGAGGCGTTCGGCGAGCACGTCTTCCACACCGTCATCGGGCGGACCGTGCGCTTCCCGGAGACCACCGTCGCCGGCGAGCCGATCACCACGTACGCGACCAACTCGGTCGGTGCCGCCGCCTACCGCCAGCTCGCCAGGGAGGTGCTCGACCGGTGCCGCCCCGCCGAGTGA
- a CDS encoding segregation and condensation protein A, translating to MPSTTDPPASAASAGPDDGSRGGFRVRLDNFEGPFDLLLGLIAKHKLDVTEVALATVTDEFLAHIRAMGPDWDLDAATEFLVVAATLLDLKAARLLPAAEVEDEEDLALLEARDLLFARLLQYRAYKRAAAVFGERWAAELLRRPRTAGLEPHHAELLPEVVISIGTERFAQLAAKAMEPRPEPVVYVDHIHTPPVSVREQAGLVVGLLTELGEASFQRLVADAPDRLVVVARFLALLELYRERVLAFEQPEALGELTVRWVAEAGRGAVEVTDEFDRPAGETKEDGR from the coding sequence ATGCCGAGCACCACCGACCCACCTGCCTCCGCCGCGAGCGCCGGGCCCGACGACGGGTCGCGCGGTGGCTTCCGGGTGCGGCTGGACAACTTCGAAGGCCCCTTCGACCTGCTGCTCGGCCTGATCGCCAAGCACAAGCTGGACGTCACCGAGGTGGCGCTGGCCACCGTCACGGACGAGTTCCTGGCGCACATCCGGGCGATGGGCCCGGACTGGGACCTGGACGCGGCCACCGAGTTCCTGGTCGTCGCCGCCACGCTGCTCGACCTCAAGGCCGCCCGGCTGCTGCCCGCCGCCGAGGTCGAGGACGAGGAGGACCTCGCGCTGCTGGAGGCGCGCGACCTGCTCTTCGCGCGGCTGCTGCAGTACCGCGCGTACAAGCGGGCGGCGGCCGTCTTCGGCGAGCGCTGGGCCGCCGAGCTGCTCCGGCGCCCGCGCACCGCCGGGCTGGAGCCGCACCACGCCGAGCTGCTGCCCGAGGTGGTCATCAGCATCGGCACGGAGCGGTTCGCGCAGCTGGCGGCCAAGGCGATGGAGCCCAGGCCGGAGCCCGTCGTGTACGTGGACCACATCCACACCCCGCCGGTCAGCGTGCGCGAGCAAGCCGGGCTGGTGGTGGGGCTGCTCACCGAGCTCGGTGAGGCGTCGTTCCAGCGGCTGGTCGCGGACGCGCCGGACCGGCTGGTGGTCGTCGCCCGCTTCCTGGCGCTGCTGGAGCTGTACCGGGAGCGGGTGCTCGCCTTCGAACAGCCGGAGGCGCTCGGCGAGCTGACCGTGCGGTGGGTGGCCGAGGCTGGCCGTGGCGCGGTCGAGGTGACGGACGAGTTCGACCGGCCGGCGGGGGAGACGAAGGAGGACGGGCGCTGA
- the scpB gene encoding SMC-Scp complex subunit ScpB, translating into MVVDEPVGEHRLAAVLERPRAEIATALRELSAEYTAQGRGFDLRQVAGGWRFYSRAACSPAVDRFVLDGQQARLTQAALETLAVVAYRQPVSRSRVSAVRGVNCDGVMRTLVQRGLVEEAGSEPETGAILYRTTNYFLERMGLRGLDELPELAPFLPEVDDVEAESLEGTMIAEAVAAAAAQAADGSGEAGRAAPDRQGAVRSAETTAHPRRNDVRTL; encoded by the coding sequence ATGGTCGTCGACGAACCGGTCGGGGAGCACCGGCTGGCCGCCGTCCTGGAGCGGCCCCGGGCCGAGATCGCCACGGCGCTGCGCGAGCTGTCCGCCGAGTACACCGCCCAGGGCCGCGGTTTCGACCTGCGCCAGGTGGCCGGCGGGTGGCGGTTCTACAGTCGCGCGGCCTGCTCACCGGCCGTCGACCGCTTCGTCCTGGACGGCCAGCAGGCCCGGCTGACCCAGGCCGCACTGGAGACCCTGGCGGTGGTCGCCTACCGTCAGCCGGTGTCCAGATCGCGGGTCTCCGCCGTCCGCGGTGTGAACTGTGACGGCGTGATGCGTACCCTGGTACAGCGAGGACTGGTGGAAGAGGCCGGATCCGAGCCCGAAACAGGTGCGATCCTGTATCGGACGACGAACTACTTCCTGGAACGGATGGGGCTCCGCGGCCTGGACGAGCTGCCGGAGCTCGCTCCCTTCCTGCCCGAGGTCGACGACGTGGAAGCGGAGTCCCTGGAGGGCACGATGATCGCGGAGGCGGTCGCCGCCGCTGCCGCGCAGGCCGCGGACGGCAGTGGCGAGGCCGGTCGGGCTGCGCCCGATCGGCAGGGGGCGGTGAGGTCGGCCGAAACGACCGCACATCCCAGACGGAACGACGTACGGACACTTTGA
- a CDS encoding pseudouridine synthase: MRSSGNGRNGSGGGSGRGGQGGGRGGGSYGGGAGRGGSGSRGGSYGGGSYGGGSGRGGSGSYGSGSGSRGGSGSSGRDSRRDDRRDDRRDDRRYPDRPLRPEERRYDRPEYGGGPNATPARGGYAGRRPGPAPRPRREGQGAPGDPRRQPQRSRELQAKIEDAVLARHDKPAVKLPKTFGEPEGERLQKVLARAGIGSRRACEELIEQGRVEVNGKVVTEQGKRVDPQKDEIKVDGLTVATQSYLFFALNKPAGVVSTMEDPDGRQCLGDYVTNRETRLFHVGRLDTETEGIILLTNHGELAHRLTHPRYGVTKTYLAAIQGPIPRDLGKQLAQGVELEDGYARADSFKVVSNVGKNYLVEVTLHEGRKHIVRRMLAEVGFPVEKLVRTHFGPIALGDQKSGWLRRLTNPEVGQLMREVGL, encoded by the coding sequence ATGCGTAGCAGTGGCAACGGCAGGAACGGCAGCGGCGGCGGAAGCGGTCGCGGCGGACAGGGCGGGGGCCGGGGCGGCGGCTCCTACGGGGGCGGCGCCGGTCGCGGCGGCTCGGGCTCGCGCGGCGGTTCGTACGGCGGTGGGTCGTACGGCGGCGGCAGCGGTCGGGGCGGGTCGGGGTCGTACGGCTCCGGTTCCGGCTCGCGTGGCGGCTCCGGCTCGTCCGGGCGGGACTCCCGCCGCGACGACCGGCGCGACGACCGGCGCGACGACCGCCGCTACCCGGACCGCCCGCTGCGGCCCGAGGAGCGGCGCTACGACCGCCCCGAGTACGGCGGCGGCCCCAACGCCACCCCCGCCCGCGGCGGCTACGCCGGCCGGCGCCCCGGCCCGGCGCCGCGCCCGCGCCGCGAGGGCCAGGGTGCCCCGGGCGACCCGCGCCGCCAGCCGCAGCGCTCGCGCGAGCTCCAGGCCAAGATCGAGGACGCCGTCCTCGCCCGGCACGACAAGCCGGCCGTCAAGCTGCCCAAGACCTTCGGCGAGCCCGAGGGCGAGCGCCTGCAGAAGGTGCTGGCCCGGGCCGGCATCGGCAGCCGCCGCGCCTGCGAGGAGCTGATCGAGCAGGGCCGGGTCGAGGTCAACGGCAAGGTCGTCACCGAGCAGGGCAAGCGGGTCGACCCGCAGAAGGACGAGATCAAGGTGGACGGCCTGACCGTCGCCACCCAGTCGTACCTGTTCTTCGCGCTCAACAAGCCGGCCGGTGTGGTCTCCACCATGGAGGACCCGGACGGCCGCCAGTGCCTCGGCGACTACGTGACCAACCGGGAGACCCGGCTGTTCCACGTCGGCCGCCTGGACACCGAGACCGAGGGCATCATCCTGCTCACCAACCACGGCGAGCTGGCCCACCGCCTCACCCACCCCCGGTACGGCGTGACCAAGACCTACCTGGCCGCCATCCAGGGCCCGATCCCGCGCGACCTGGGCAAGCAGCTGGCCCAGGGCGTCGAGCTGGAGGACGGCTACGCCCGCGCCGACAGCTTCAAGGTGGTCTCCAACGTCGGCAAGAACTACCTGGTCGAGGTGACCCTGCACGAGGGCCGCAAGCACATCGTCCGCCGGATGCTGGCCGAGGTCGGCTTCCCGGTCGAGAAGCTGGTGCGCACCCACTTCGGCCCGATCGCGCTGGGTGACCAGAAGTCGGGCTGGCTGCGCCGTCTCACCAACCCGGAGGTCGGCCAGCTGATGCGCGAGGTCGGCCTGTAA
- a CDS encoding helix-turn-helix domain-containing protein, whose protein sequence is MSDAPLSALGLAEPDGQVYAALVANPQSTAEDLAESCGLTLQQSVRALDRLAQQGMATRAPVDRQRYLPVAPDVAIGTLIGHRESELRHARAEMHRLMDAFREASRFTDPAHSVEVLTGGEAIAQRLEHITQTSRYQVRGFDCPPYIQDPVAPIPLQRDRLREGLRFRTIYDREAVAWPGRLERNILVGVADGEEARVRPTLPMKMIMSDDRMAIIPISVGDSVLDAAYVIHPSALLQALDTLFEAEWERAVQLQAAIGSADATLGPEADHRKLLGLLAAGLTDESIARSLGWSARTTQRRLQSLMRALGATTRFQAGMAARERGWL, encoded by the coding sequence GTGTCCGATGCACCACTCAGCGCACTGGGACTGGCCGAGCCGGACGGGCAGGTCTACGCCGCGCTGGTGGCCAATCCGCAGTCCACCGCGGAGGACCTGGCCGAGAGCTGCGGCCTGACCCTCCAGCAGAGCGTGCGCGCGCTCGACCGGCTGGCCCAGCAGGGTATGGCGACCCGCGCGCCGGTGGACCGGCAGCGCTACCTGCCGGTCGCCCCCGACGTGGCGATCGGCACCCTGATCGGGCACCGCGAGTCCGAACTGCGGCACGCGCGGGCCGAGATGCACCGGCTGATGGATGCCTTCCGGGAGGCCTCGCGGTTCACCGACCCGGCGCACTCGGTCGAGGTCCTGACCGGCGGCGAGGCGATCGCCCAGCGGCTGGAGCACATCACCCAGACCAGCAGGTACCAGGTCCGGGGCTTCGACTGCCCGCCGTACATCCAGGACCCGGTGGCGCCGATCCCCCTCCAGCGGGACCGGCTGCGGGAGGGGCTGCGGTTCCGGACCATCTACGACCGGGAGGCGGTGGCCTGGCCCGGGCGGCTGGAGAGGAACATCCTGGTCGGCGTCGCGGACGGCGAGGAGGCGCGGGTCCGGCCGACGCTGCCGATGAAGATGATCATGTCGGACGACCGGATGGCGATCATCCCGATCAGCGTCGGCGACAGCGTCCTCGACGCCGCGTACGTCATCCACCCCTCGGCGCTGCTCCAGGCGCTGGACACGCTGTTCGAGGCGGAGTGGGAGCGTGCCGTCCAGCTCCAGGCCGCGATCGGGTCCGCCGACGCGACGCTGGGGCCGGAGGCCGACCACCGCAAGCTGCTGGGCCTGCTGGCGGCCGGCCTCACCGACGAGTCGATCGCCCGGTCGCTCGGCTGGAGCGCCCGGACCACCCAGCGCCGGCTGCAGAGCCTGATGCGGGCGCTGGGAGCCACCACGCGGTTCCAGGCCGGGATGGCGGCCCGGGAGCGCGGCTGGCTGTGA
- a CDS encoding DUF952 domain-containing protein produces the protein MILHLAPLDDWLADPGRPYAAASLLTDGFIHCSADEQTALAVANAFFADAPDPLMVLLIEEALVEPMVKWEAPHGAPPPGSTPGALFPHIYGRLNRSAVVGLEKVERGPDGRWASLSPWS, from the coding sequence ATGATCCTCCACCTCGCACCCCTGGACGACTGGCTGGCCGACCCCGGCCGGCCGTACGCCGCCGCGTCGCTGCTCACCGACGGGTTCATCCACTGCTCGGCGGACGAGCAGACGGCGCTCGCGGTGGCCAACGCCTTCTTCGCCGACGCTCCCGATCCGCTGATGGTGCTGCTGATCGAGGAAGCGCTGGTGGAGCCGATGGTCAAGTGGGAGGCCCCGCACGGCGCACCGCCGCCCGGGTCCACCCCCGGCGCGCTGTTCCCGCACATCTACGGGCGGCTGAACCGCTCCGCCGTGGTCGGGCTGGAGAAGGTCGAGCGTGGCCCGGACGGCCGCTGGGCGTCCCTCAGCCCCTGGAGCTGA